The Gloeocapsa sp. PCC 73106 DNA window GGCAGTCTGGTAAACGATCAAGTAGTAGATGGTAATTGGGAATCTACAGCAGAATTAGCTCAAACCTGGAAGAGTCGCAATGTGTATAGTTATGGTAGGAGCGATCAGGGTAAGGCTAGACCAGAAATTTTGACTCAATTATTGCAAACTTGCGATCGCGTCGTCCAAGAAATCGACTCAGTAGAATACGGTTTAACCGACATTCAGGAATACTACGCTAATACAGGCGCTCTCAAACAAGCTGCAGAAACAGCCAGTGGTAAACGAGTTACGGCTAGTTTTGTCGAAAGTTTTACTTCTGATACCACCCCCCGCAAATTAGAAGATGTACTCAGAATCGAGTATCGCAGTAAGTTACTTAACCCCAAATGGGCTCAAGTGATGGCTAATCAAGGTTCTGGAGGAGCTTATGAAATCTCTCAAAGAATGACCGCTTTAGTAGGTTGGAGTGGAACTACAGGTTTTACCGATAATTGGGTTTACGATCAAGCAACTGATACCTACGCTTTAGATTCAGCGATGGCGGCCAAATTACGACAATCTAACCCCGAGGCTTTTCGTAATATCTTGGGGAGAATGCTAGAAGCTCATGGAAGAGGATTCTGGCAAACTTCAGAGGAAAAACTCCAAAAGCTACAGGATTTGTACGAGTTAACCGAGGCAGATATAGAGAAAGTATAATTTTAAGCATCTTACTCGAAACAATAATTATTATATTGATTCATCGCTTGATCTAACCCTTCTTTTAGACTTAGTTCGAGCACAGCAATAGTAACCTTCATCACTTCGTCGATCGCCTTCTTTTCAGAAGGGGTAAATTTACCCAAAACGTGAGATATCGTAGGCACATTAGACTTGCCAATGCCAATTCTCAAACGAGAAAAGTCCTGTCCGCCCAAGTGAGCAATAATTGATTTCATCCCATTGTGCCCACCCGCTGAACCCGATCGCCTCAAACGCAAACGCCCCACGGGTAAGTCTAAATCGTCATAAACTACTAAGAGAGAATCAGTAGGTAATTTGTACCAATCAACCACCGCTCTCACCGATTGTCCCGAAAGATTCATGTAAGTCAAAGGCTTAAGGAGATAAACTTTTTTACCTCCTCTGGCTTTACCCTCGCTAAATAAACCCTGAAAGCGTTTTTCTTCTTGCCACGATAATCCCCACGCTTGGGCTAAGGTATCTAGGACCATAAAACCAATATTATGGCGAGTTTGTAAATATTTCGGTTCTGGATTACCTAAGCCTATAATAAGTTGTGGGATCATCGTAAGATAATTTTAAGCTTCATACAGCATAACATCTCATCAAAGAATTTTTTTGCGTTTTACTGCTACTCCTATTAATCCCAAGAAGATAGAACTGATAATAGAAGTAGGTTCAGGTGTGGCTATAGGAAGAGGTTCTTCACCTGGGCCGGGAATCGGATCAAATCCATCTCCTCCATAAACTACATTGTCTAAACTAAAAGTTTCTGCAGCACCTCCTTGAGTACCAGTATTTAACTGAATACTCTCAAAAGGACTAGCACTAATAAAACCAAAGAAATCAAAGTCAGATGAATTCTCGATTTCTCTACGGATAGTTTCAGTCTCTCCATTAGCCAAGGTAATTGTCAGACCAAGTCCTCTAGGATGTCTTACTAAATCCCACTCTCCCCCAAAAGCAGTTAAATCTGAAGACCCAAGATAAGTAAAACTCGTAGATGCATCAGGAATTAATCTATCTGTATATTCTCCTGCTTCAATTGTTCCTCTACCAGTTTCCGACACAAATTCGAAATCATTAAAAATACCGTCGGCAAAATCTTCTGTTTCGAAAGATGCTTCTCCTAAAGCGTCAATCCAAGCTGTTTTATCAGTAAAAACTCGAATGTTAAAAGCTTGAGCAGGAGATGCGATCATTAAGCCAGCGGTAATAGTACTAAGACCTAATATTCCAGATACAAAAATAGCAAATTTGGGGTTTTTCATCTCATTAAAGTTTATAGAATTAAGTTATAAATACCTACTTATTTAGCGGTATCTAATTACCTAAGGAATTTCTTTTAATGTAGAGTTATGCTATCTAATTATCAATCCTCAAATCTAATTCACTTGAATAAATTACTTTAATAGAATTAGTCTTGGACTTTGACACCCTCCCCGACCTTTAGGTGCGGGGATTCCT harbors:
- the pth gene encoding aminoacyl-tRNA hydrolase → MIPQLIIGLGNPEPKYLQTRHNIGFMVLDTLAQAWGLSWQEEKRFQGLFSEGKARGGKKVYLLKPLTYMNLSGQSVRAVVDWYKLPTDSLLVVYDDLDLPVGRLRLRRSGSAGGHNGMKSIIAHLGGQDFSRLRIGIGKSNVPTISHVLGKFTPSEKKAIDEVMKVTIAVLELSLKEGLDQAMNQYNNYCFE